Genomic window (Streptomyces sp. SLBN-31):
GGTGCGCGATCGCGATGACCGTGCGCCCCTCCAGTACGGCGGCCAGGGCCCGCTCGGTGTGACGCGCGGTCGTCGGGTCCAGCAACGCCGTCGCCTCGTCCAGGATCAGCGTGTGCGGGTCGGCCAGCACCACGCGGGCCAGGGCGAGTTGCTGCGCCTGCGGACCGTCGGTGAGCCGGCCCCCCTCGCCGAGCGGGGTGTCCAGGCCGCCCGGCAGCTCGCGCACCCACTCGTCGGCGCCCACCGCCGCGAGTGCCGCCCACAACTCCCCGTCCGTGGCGTCCGGTTCGGCGATGAGCAGGTTGTCGCGGACCGTGCCCATGAACACGTGGTGCTCCTGGGTGACCAGGACGACCTGCCGGCGCAGCTGCTCGGGACCGAGGTCGACGACCGGCACACCGCCGACGGTCACCGACCCCTCGGTCGGCGCGTCGACCCCCGCGAGGAGCCGGCTGAGGGTCGTCTTCCCGGCGCCGGACGGACCGACGACCGCCAGCCGCTCCCCGGGCCGTACGGTCAGGTCGACCCCGTGCAGCACCTCGCCGCCGCGTTCGTAGGCGTACCGCACCCCGGCCATGTCGATCCGGTCGCCGGCCGGCGTGGGTGAGCCGTCCCGCACCGCCCGCGGAGCCCGGGCGAGGCCCTCGACGCGGGCGAACGAGGCGCCGCTGTTCTGCAGTTGCTCGACGCGCATCAGGATGTCGTCCAGCGGCCCGCTCAGCCGCTGCAGATACAGGGCCGCCGCCACCACCGCGCCCAGGCTCAGCGTGCCGCGCCCGTGCAGCAGCCCGCCGGCCAGCAGGACCGCGGCGACCGGGACGAGATAGGACACCTCCACCACCGGGAAGAACACGCTCCGCAGGAACAGGGTGTACAGCCGGGTGCGCCGGGACGTCTCCAGCGCGTCCCGGGAGGCCGTCATGCGCCGCTCCTCGAGACGCAGCGCCTCGACCGTCCGGGCACCGGCCGCCGTCGCCGCGAGGATCTCCGCAACCTCCGAGGTGGCGGCTCCCTCGGCGAGATAGCCGTCACGGGCGCGCCGCAGATACCAGCGCAGGCCCCAGCCGATGGGAACGAGCCCGAGCAGACCGCAGGCGCCCAGCAGCGGATGCAGCGCGAACACGGCGCCGAGCAGGAACAGCGCCTGCACGCCGTTGATGAGCAGGTCGGGTCCCGCGTCGCGCAGGGTGGTGCCGACCAGCGCCACGTCACCCGTGCCACGCGCGGTCAGATCACCGGTGCCGGCCCGCTCCACCACCGACGCGGGCAGCGCGAGCGTACGGTCGACGAACTGCTCCCGGACCCGGGCCAGCGTCCGCTCGCCGAAGCGATGGCCGACGTAGCGGGCCCAGCGGGCCAGCAGCAGCTGCGCGAGAGAGCAGAGCAGGATCCACAGGGCCAGCCGGTCGACGGCGCCCACGCCCCCGCCGGCCCGCACCTCGTCCACGATCCGCCCCACCAGCCACGGCCCGGCCAGCCCGGCGCCCGCGGCGAGCGCGTTGAGCGCGAGGACGGCGGCGAAGGCCCGGGAGTCGGCGCGGACGAGCCGCACCATCGCGCGCCGCACGTCGGCGCGTCCGGCGACCGGGAGGTGCCCGGTGGACTCCGAGGCCACCGTACGGCTGGAATCCG
Coding sequences:
- a CDS encoding ABC transporter ATP-binding protein is translated as MVRLVRADSRAFAAVLALNALAAGAGLAGPWLVGRIVDEVRAGGGVGAVDRLALWILLCSLAQLLLARWARYVGHRFGERTLARVREQFVDRTLALPASVVERAGTGDLTARGTGDVALVGTTLRDAGPDLLINGVQALFLLGAVFALHPLLGACGLLGLVPIGWGLRWYLRRARDGYLAEGAATSEVAEILAATAAGARTVEALRLEERRMTASRDALETSRRTRLYTLFLRSVFFPVVEVSYLVPVAAVLLAGGLLHGRGTLSLGAVVAAALYLQRLSGPLDDILMRVEQLQNSGASFARVEGLARAPRAVRDGSPTPAGDRIDMAGVRYAYERGGEVLHGVDLTVRPGERLAVVGPSGAGKTTLSRLLAGVDAPTEGSVTVGGVPVVDLGPEQLRRQVVLVTQEHHVFMGTVRDNLLIAEPDATDGELWAALAAVGADEWVRELPGGLDTPLGEGGRLTDGPQAQQLALARVVLADPHTLILDEATALLDPTTARHTERALAAVLEGRTVIAIAHRLHTAHDADRVAVMENGRLTELGTHEQLVAADGAYAALWGTWHGERPHPA